Proteins encoded by one window of Ignavibacteriota bacterium:
- a CDS encoding DUF4256 domain-containing protein, giving the protein MSNKSVSPERQIELLKILKERFEKNILRNNDIEWSEIQSILESNPYKLWSVEQMELSGGEPDIFRISSEIVFCDSSKESPAGRRSLCYDLQALEARKQNKPSGSVVAMAEDLGIEILTEAEYFELQQFSQFDTKTSSWVKTPAETRKLGGALFGDYRFGRVFIYHNGADSYYSARGFRGKLKLIDK; this is encoded by the coding sequence ATGAGCAATAAATCTGTCAGCCCTGAAAGGCAAATTGAATTACTGAAAATTCTCAAAGAGCGTTTTGAAAAGAACATCTTACGCAACAATGATATTGAATGGAGTGAAATTCAGTCAATACTTGAAAGCAATCCATACAAATTATGGTCAGTCGAACAAATGGAATTATCCGGAGGCGAACCTGACATATTCCGAATTAGTTCAGAAATAGTATTTTGCGACAGTTCAAAAGAAAGTCCGGCAGGTCGCAGAAGTCTTTGCTATGATTTGCAGGCACTTGAAGCAAGAAAACAGAACAAACCATCAGGAAGTGTAGTTGCAATGGCTGAAGATTTGGGTATTGAGATACTTACAGAAGCTGAGTATTTCGAATTGCAGCAATTTTCCCAATTTGATACAAAGACATCAAGTTGGGTTAAAACTCCCGCTGAAACACGCAAACTTGGTGGTGCTTTGTTTGGAGATTATCGCTTTGGCAGAGTCTTTATTTATCATAACGGGGCTGACTCCTACTACTCAGCTCGTGGTTTCCGTGGAAAGCTAAAATTAATTGATAAATAA
- a CDS encoding (2Fe-2S)-binding protein: MKLLINGKNTEIKSNTETPLLWVLRDELGLTGAKYGCGIGVCGTCTVLIEGKAERSCISPVSELANKQVTTIEGLSDEGTHNVQKAWMEIGVTQCGYCQPGQILSAVDLLSKNPKPSDDDIDDAMSGNICRCGTYNKIRSAIHLAAEK, encoded by the coding sequence ATGAAATTATTAATTAATGGTAAAAATACTGAAATCAAATCGAATACCGAAACACCACTTCTATGGGTACTTAGAGATGAGTTGGGATTGACAGGTGCAAAGTATGGATGTGGAATTGGTGTCTGTGGCACTTGTACAGTGCTGATAGAGGGTAAAGCTGAGCGATCCTGCATCTCACCGGTTTCAGAACTTGCAAATAAACAGGTAACTACTATTGAAGGATTATCCGATGAAGGCACACATAATGTGCAAAAGGCTTGGATGGAGATTGGGGTTACACAGTGCGGATATTGTCAACCCGGGCAAATTTTATCAGCAGTAGATTTACTTAGCAAAAATCCTAAACCAAGTGATGATGATATTGATGATGCAATGTCAGGTAATATCTGTCGTTGCGGCACATACAATAAAATCAGAAGTGCAATTCATTTAGCCGCGGAGAAATAA
- a CDS encoding SRPBCC family protein: MSIFRLYKKQFIPISVQEAWEFLSNPKNLKDITPPDMGFEVTSELPPKMYAGMIITYKVRPMLGIPVSWVTEITHVNEPYNFVDEQRFGPYSFWHHSHFIKPVDGGVEMEDIVYYKLPFGFLGKLVEPFLVKPRLKQIFNYRWKVLEQRFPTK; encoded by the coding sequence ATGAGTATATTCAGACTTTACAAAAAGCAGTTTATTCCTATCAGCGTCCAAGAAGCGTGGGAATTCTTATCTAATCCAAAAAATCTTAAAGATATTACACCACCCGATATGGGTTTTGAAGTAACATCTGAACTACCACCCAAGATGTATGCAGGTATGATTATTACTTACAAAGTCAGACCTATGCTCGGAATACCAGTATCGTGGGTAACTGAAATCACACACGTGAACGAGCCGTATAATTTTGTGGATGAGCAGCGTTTTGGACCTTACTCATTCTGGCATCACAGTCATTTTATCAAGCCGGTTGATGGTGGCGTCGAAATGGAGGACATAGTATATTACAAATTACCATTTGGATTTTTAGGAAAATTAGTCGAGCCGTTTCTTGTGAAACCAAGATTAAAACAAATTTTCAACTACAGATGGAAAGTGCTTGAGCAGCGTTTTCCAACAAAGTAA
- a CDS encoding xanthine dehydrogenase family protein molybdopterin-binding subunit, whose product MNNTNIGRRRFTIGAVAGIGAVAVGISSPIELISQIGSYDKNKGAFSLEPNIWLEIRRDNTIIITIPRSELGQGVRTSLSMITAEELDADWNLIKAINAQGDKKYGSQGTGGSTSIRVFWDTLRMAGAQARIMLVSAAASIWGIPSSSCRTENSYVYEIGGSRKSSYGELIDKAGEMPIPDAAGIKLKQPDEFKIIGKTKWHIDNPEIVTGKAIYSSDFRTDGMKYAVVKRSPDIGGTLIKFNDDKAKIVSGYLQSFPINEGLAVVAENSYAAIQAADKIEVEWKPGPISNISSKDISKKMMELMGSLPELPNSTDKEIESIYEVPLLAHATMEPMNSFANFKDGKCEIWTMTQNPQTARSTVAKALDISEDDVTVNVLLSGGGFGRGHRNDFVGMAAQISQKAGFPIKFFYTKEDDIKNDYYRPFSIHKIKSGVDANGNITGWIHKVASQGTVKATDPQYDIINIQNLHDSHDFSIPTGPWRSVNNTQANFANESMIDELSLLAGADPLEFRLKMTKEPRLKKVIEYVADKSDWKKPLPKNWGRGVSSFVGYGGFSAHVVEVSVTNSGVLKVERVVAALDCGIAINPGNIEAQFMGSAIDALAVALKSEITIKNGQIEQSGFHDYEWISMRESTKIEVYIMPSNESPGGIGELGFPSVAPALCNAIYDACGIRVRKLPLKHTTLEHNL is encoded by the coding sequence ATGAACAATACAAATATTGGAAGACGTAGATTTACAATCGGTGCCGTTGCCGGTATAGGTGCCGTTGCTGTGGGTATTTCCTCACCGATTGAATTGATTTCTCAGATTGGCTCTTATGATAAGAATAAAGGTGCTTTTTCACTCGAACCGAATATTTGGCTGGAAATACGAAGAGATAATACGATAATTATTACAATTCCACGTTCAGAATTAGGTCAGGGTGTCAGGACATCACTATCAATGATTACTGCTGAGGAATTAGATGCCGACTGGAACCTGATAAAAGCAATAAATGCTCAGGGTGATAAAAAATACGGCAGTCAAGGAACAGGTGGGTCAACGAGTATCAGGGTCTTTTGGGATACTCTTAGAATGGCAGGAGCTCAAGCACGTATAATGCTGGTTTCAGCAGCTGCATCAATTTGGGGAATACCCTCTTCGTCCTGCCGTACAGAGAACAGCTATGTTTATGAAATCGGGGGTAGCAGAAAATCAAGCTATGGTGAATTAATTGATAAAGCCGGCGAAATGCCAATTCCTGATGCTGCCGGAATCAAGCTCAAACAACCTGATGAATTTAAAATTATAGGAAAAACAAAATGGCATATTGACAATCCTGAAATCGTTACCGGTAAGGCTATTTATAGTTCTGATTTTAGAACAGATGGAATGAAATATGCCGTAGTAAAACGCTCTCCGGATATAGGGGGAACTCTCATTAAATTCAATGATGATAAGGCTAAAATCGTATCAGGATATTTGCAGTCTTTTCCAATTAATGAAGGACTTGCAGTCGTTGCAGAGAACAGCTATGCTGCTATACAAGCCGCAGATAAAATTGAAGTTGAGTGGAAGCCCGGACCAATAAGTAATATCAGCAGTAAGGATATTAGTAAAAAAATGATGGAACTGATGGGAAGTTTGCCGGAACTACCCAATTCAACCGACAAAGAAATTGAGTCAATATATGAAGTGCCTTTGCTTGCACACGCTACAATGGAACCAATGAATTCATTTGCTAATTTTAAAGACGGCAAATGTGAAATCTGGACTATGACTCAAAATCCACAAACAGCTCGCTCCACAGTGGCAAAAGCATTGGACATTTCTGAAGATGATGTAACTGTAAATGTTTTGCTTTCGGGTGGCGGTTTTGGCAGAGGTCATAGAAATGATTTTGTAGGAATGGCTGCTCAAATTTCACAAAAAGCAGGTTTCCCGATAAAATTCTTCTACACAAAAGAAGATGACATTAAAAATGACTATTACCGTCCTTTCAGCATTCATAAAATCAAGTCCGGTGTTGATGCAAATGGTAATATTACAGGCTGGATTCATAAAGTTGCTTCTCAGGGAACTGTAAAAGCTACTGACCCTCAATATGATATTATTAATATCCAAAATCTTCATGATTCTCATGATTTTTCAATTCCGACAGGTCCTTGGCGCTCTGTGAATAATACGCAGGCAAATTTTGCAAATGAATCTATGATTGATGAATTGTCACTCCTTGCAGGTGCTGACCCCTTGGAATTCAGATTGAAAATGACGAAAGAGCCAAGACTTAAGAAAGTAATTGAGTATGTCGCTGATAAATCAGATTGGAAGAAGCCACTACCAAAGAATTGGGGGCGCGGTGTATCAAGTTTTGTGGGATACGGAGGATTTTCTGCTCACGTGGTTGAAGTTTCTGTAACAAATAGTGGGGTATTGAAAGTAGAAAGAGTTGTTGCAGCTTTGGATTGTGGAATTGCAATTAATCCGGGCAATATCGAAGCACAATTTATGGGTTCAGCTATTGATGCTCTTGCCGTTGCTTTAAAATCAGAGATTACTATTAAAAACGGACAAATAGAACAATCGGGATTTCATGATTATGAGTGGATTAGTATGCGTGAATCAACGAAAATTGAAGTTTATATTATGCCGAGCAATGAATCACCGGGCGGAATTGGTGAGTTGGGTTTCCCTTCAGTTGCTCCGGCACTTTGCAATGCAATTTACGATGCTTGTGGAATCAGAGTCAGAAAATTACCTTTGAAGCATACAACTCTGGAACATAATTTGTAA